From a single Nymphaea colorata isolate Beijing-Zhang1983 chromosome 4, ASM883128v2, whole genome shotgun sequence genomic region:
- the LOC116253457 gene encoding uncharacterized protein LOC116253457, giving the protein MELFYYMVFGCLSLVVAALEFSKTSKDRISTTSAFNSFKNNYLVVYSLMMAGDWLQGPYVYFLYSQYGFDKGDIGRLFIAGFGSSMLFGTIVGSLADKQGRKRACITYCITYILSCITKHSPQYKVLMVGRILGGIATSLLFSAFESWLVAEHFKRGFDPQWLSLTFSKAIFLGNGLIAIVSGLFANLITDTLGFGPVAPFDAAACFLAIGMAIILSSWTENYGDPSENKDLLTQFKGAAVAIASDEKIALLGAIQSLFEGSMYTFVFLWTPALSPNEEEIPHGFIFATFMLSSMLGSSIASRLMARASLKVESYMQIVFLISAATFLLPILSTFLIAPSKVKGGSISYSGCLQLFGFCIFESCVGIFWPSIMKMRSQFIPEEARSTIMNFFRIPLNIFVCIVLYNVNAFPITVMFGMCAIFLFMASVLQRRLMVVADIHRQKPQDNWGSLKERDPEAEPLNM; this is encoded by the exons ATGGAGTTGTTCTACTACATGGTGTTTGGGTGCCTATCGCTGGTGGTGGCGGCCCTCGAGTTCAGCAAGACCAGCAAGGACAGAATATCTACCACTTCTGCCTTCAATTCCTTCAAGAACAATTACCTCGTCGTCTACTCTCTTATGATGG CTGGAGATTGGCTGCAGGGTCCATACGTCTATTTCCTCTATAGCCAGTATGGTTTTGATAAGGGAGATATTGGTCGACTGTTTATTGCTGGTTTTGGATCTTCTATGTTGTTTGGTACCATCGTTGGATCCTTGGCTGACAAACA AGGTCGGAAAAGAGCTTGCATAACCTACTGCATCACGTACATCCTTAGTTGTATAACAAAGCATTCTCCCCAATACAAGGTCTTGATGGTGGGTCGTATATTAGGAGGAATTGCTACTTCTCTTTTGTTCTCAGCATTTGAATCTTGGCTAGTTGCTGAGCATTTTAAG aGAGGGTTTGATCCACAATGGCTTTCACTTACATTCTCCAAGGCAATCTTTCTTGGGAATGGTCTGATTGCTATAGTCTCCGGCTTGTTTGCAAATTTGATCACTGATACTTTAGGCTTCGGTCCTGTTGCTCCCTTTGATGCGGCTGCGTGTTTCCTTGCAATTGGAATGGCCATTATCTTATCTTCTTGGACTGAAAATTATGGAGATCCTTCAGAAAACAAGGACTTGCTTACACAATTCAAAGGAGCTGCAGTGGCCATTGCTTCTG ATGAGAAAATTGCACTGCTGGGCGCCATACAATCCTTATTTGAGGGTTCCATGTACACCTTTGTGTTCCTCTGGACGCCTGCTCTGAGtccaaatgaagaagaaattccCCACGGTTTCATTTTTGCTACATTCATGTTGTCTTCAATGTTGGGAAGCTCTATCGCCTCCAGGCTAATGGCTCGTGCATCCTTGAAGGTGGAAAGTTATATGCAGATTGTTTTTCTCATATCCGCTGCTACCTTCCTGCTTCCAATTCTCAGCACG TTCCTGATAGCGCCTTCAAAGGTGAAAGGTGGAAGCATCTCATACAGTGGTTGTCTTCAGCTCTTTGGATTCTGCATATTTGAGTCGTGTGTCGGCATATTTTGGCCATCTATCATGAAGATGAGATCCCAGTTCATTCCCGAGGAGGCTAGAAGCACAATCATGAACTTTTTCCGCATCCCTCTCAACATTTTCGTGTGCATTGTCCTTTACAAT GTCAATGCATTCCCCATCACTGTCATGTTTGGAATGTGTGCAATTTTCCTCTTCATGGCATCAGTACTTCAGAGGCGACTCATGGTTGTTGCAGATATTCACAGGCAAA AACCACAAGACAATTGGGGATCGTTGAAGGAAAGGGACCCAGAAGCAGAGCCTCTAAATATGTAA
- the LOC116252281 gene encoding mitochondrial import inner membrane translocase subunit TIM23-1-like produces MASPYGNVDRNKEGERERLYNPYQDLQVPIHTLYRLPTSPEFLFQEESVAQRRSWGENLTYYTGCGYLSGAISGAGKGLFDGIKAREEGDTLKLRVNRILNASGHTGRKFGNRLGVIGLLYAGIESSIVAVRDTDDVFNSVLAGLGTGALFKAASGPRSAAVAGAIGGLAVGVAVAGKQALKRYVPL; encoded by the coding sequence atggcgTCTCCTTACGGGAACGTCGATAGGAACAAGGAAGGGGAGCGGGAGCGGCTATACAACCCGTACCAGGATTTGCAGGTGCCAATCCACACACTCTACCGCCTGCCCACTTCCCCAGAGTTCCTCTTCCAGGAGGAATCCGTGGCCCAGCGCCGCTCTTGGGGGGAGAACCTCACTTACTACACCGGATGCGGTTACCTCTCTGGCGCCATCTCCGGCGCCGGCAAGGGCCTGTTCGACGGGATCAAGGCCCGGGAGGAAGGAGACACCCTCAAGCTGAGGGTCAACAGGATTCTCAATGCCTCCGGACACACAGGCAGAAAGTTCGGCAATCGCCTTGGCGTGATTGGTCTACTTTACGCTGGGATTGAGAGCAGCATCGTTGCCGTTAGGGACACGGACGATGTGTTCAACAGCGTGTTGGCTGGTCTGGGAACGGGAGCGCTATTCAAGGCGGCTTCGGGCCCGAGGTCTGCGGCTGTTGCCGGAGCGATCGGTGGGTTGGCTGTCGGAGTCGCGGTTGCTGGAAAGCAGGCGTTGAAGAGATACGTTCCCCTCTAG
- the LOC116252160 gene encoding uncharacterized protein LOC116252160 gives MAFSLKSCVFPVNPLAPRLQPPLPPRQAHPHIVPFLSPTVRRISQRNRPSPSPPNLSLAPRAEGPGSLKSRLTAGEQLYGIFIMSFSPTLAEIAGFCGYDYAVVDLEHGSGDVFAALPVLRALEATGVPAVIRLPELDATWAKRALDLGPQGIMFPMIDSPKDARRAVSYCRYPPRGVRGAAHPVVRASRYGIDDDYLSRCEEELLVMCQIETEDAVKKVEEIAAVEGVDCLQMGPLDLSANMGYLWDPGNKKVKEVLYKVEKTVLASKGDVSDGSSSSGGAYLAGFARGEDTGEKLKERGYHMVAGAVDVALFRDAALRDIRKFRESGRTSPSEEDDDDDDKKDEKYWSE, from the coding sequence ATGGCGTTCAGCTTGAAGTCTTGTGTTTTCCCGGTCAACCCTCTAGCGCCACGGTTACAACCACCATTGCCGCCACGGCAAGCTCATCCCCACATTGTCCCGTTCCTCAGCCCGACGGTTCGCAGGATCTCACAAAGGAATCGCCCCTCCCCATCACCACCAAACCTTTCCCTTGCACCTCGCGCTGAAGGCCCCGGGTCTCTCAAATCCCGCCTGACCGCCGGCGAGCAGCTCTATGGAATCTTTATCATGAGCTTCTCCCCTACACTAGCCGAAATCGCCGGCTTTTGCGGCTACGACTACGCCGTGGTGGATCTCGAGCACGGGTCCGGCGACGTATTTGCTGCGCTGCCTGTTCTGCGCGCCCTGGAGGCCACCGGTGTCCCGGCGGTCATCCGCCTCCCGGAGTTGGACGCCACTTGGGCCAAGAGGGCGCTTGATCTCGGGCCCCAGGGCATCATGTTTCCCATGATCGACTCTCCCAAGGACGCCCGCCGGGCCGTCTCCTACTGCCGGTACCCACCGCGAGGGGTCCGCGGGGCTGCGCATCCGGTGGTACGGGCTTCCCGGTATGGCATCGACGACGATTACCTTAGCCGGTGCGAAGAGGAGCTGCTGGTGATGTGCCAGATCGAGACAGAGGACGCGGTGAAGAAGGTGGAGGAGATAGCGGCCGTCGAAGGGGTGGACTGCCTTCAGATGGGGCCGTTGGATCTGAGTGCCAACATGGGGTACCTGTGGGATCCAGGTAACAAGAAGGTCAAGGAGGTGCTCTACAAGGTGGAGAAGACGGTGCTTGCCTCCAAGGGTGATGTTAGTGAtggtagcagcagcagcggTGGCGCTTACTTGGCTGGGTTTGCGAGGGGAGAGGACACCGGAGAGAAACTGAAGGAGAGAGGTTACCACATGGTGGCCGGAGCTGTGGACGTTGCGCTATTTAGGGATGCTGCATTGCGTGATATCAGGAAGTTTAGGGAAAGTGGAAGGACGTCTCCCTCCgaagaggatgatgatgacgatgataaGAAGGATGAGAAGTACTGGAGTGAATAG